In Mangifera indica cultivar Alphonso chromosome 1, CATAS_Mindica_2.1, whole genome shotgun sequence, a single genomic region encodes these proteins:
- the LOC123224558 gene encoding FRIGIDA-like protein 1 isoform X3 has product MATLETIAAAIKQIPSKKEDLKKAFDELQSHSFLLSSFSLSWSNLDAHFTQIENSITQRFRLLESLESTQSQPVQQPQLDLPSLSPSLAPETDPEEDPEEDPEEDTEEDPDGGPSPSDPVAEPAQRELNLSTVKDPSSSNPPSVVPVESVLTTHCDAQPYQPSSSNPPSQDRVDLDVALPELRTLCEKMDGKGLRKYINESRNVREKVRVELPSAIRVSPDPGLMVLDAMEGFYGVDNELKSDNDPELWGTRRACLLLLEVFLGINANIGEEVRDRAKSLAFDWRKKLNLHGENGLELLGFLHLVAAYGLGSEFEKNFLVDLCVPAAKYRQGIVLSKAIDLGDNVQDLIQKLMVNGKQILALKYIFEFELTEKYPPVPLLKAYLSESQRLAKQLREDGRNSLRSQNEATAKEVGALKAVIKVVEDYKLESEYPKDILQNRVEVLEKLKADRKRPAPAPKPQQQPKKLHWQPRKPQKIGNKRPRKTGSIGHTAPTVVAANLSVPLFPQPHLQPAGLLPENSAPYLGTPAGPYGLVGSTPVVAPYAGSASRSYALTGAQL; this is encoded by the exons atGGCGACACTGGAAACAATTGCAGCTGCCATTAAACAAATACCCTCTAAAAAAGAAGATCTTAAAAAGGCCTTCGATGAACTCCAATCACACTCCTTTCTTCTGTCTTCTTTCTCCCTCTCCTGGTCCAATTTAGATGCCCACTTCACCCAAATAGAGAACTCCATTACTCAACGATTCCGTCTTCTCGAATCGCTCGAGTCTACTCAGTCTCAGCCGGTTCAGCAACCCCAATTAGATTTACCGTCTCTGTCTCCGTCATTGGCGCCAGAGACGGACCCGGAAGAAGACCCAGAAGAGGATCCTGAGGAGGACACGGAGGAAGACCCAGACGGAGGCCCGTCTCCATCTGATCCGGTAGCGGAACCGGCTCAGCGCGAGTTAAATTTATCCACTGTAAAAGACCCATCTTCGTCTAACCCACCGAGTGTAGTCCCAGTGGAGTCAGTATTAACAACCCATTGTGACGCTCAACCGTACCAGCCATCGTCTTCGAACCCCCCGAGTCAAGACCGAGTTGACTTGGATGTGGCTCTACCCGAGTTGAGAACGCTATGTGAGAAAATGGACGGTAAAGGGTTAAGAAAATACATAAACGAGAGTCGAAATGTCCGGGAAAAAGTTCGGGTTGAGCTCCCAAGTGCAATCCGGGTATCTCCGGATCCTGGTTTGATGGTTTTGGATGCAATGGAGGGGTTTTATGGAGTTGATAACGAGTTGAAAAGTGACAATGACCCAGAATTGTGGGGGACAAGGAGGGCTTGTTTGTTGTTATTGGAGGTTTTCTTAGGAATTAATGCAAATATTGGTGAAGAAGTGAGGGATAGAGCAAAAAGTTTGGCTTTTGATTGGAGAAAGAAGTTGAATTTGCATGGAGAAAATGGTTTAGAGTTGTTGGGGTTCTTGCATTTGGTGGCTGCATATGGGTTGGGAAGTGAGTTTGAGAAGAATTTTCTTGTGGACTTATGTGTGCCTGCTGCAAAGTACCGGCAAGGTATTGTGTTGAGCAAGGCAATTGATTTAGGAGATAATGTTCAAG ATCTCATTCAGAAACTTATGGTCAATGGAAAGCAAATTCTGGCtctgaaatatatttttgagtttgagctGACTGAAAAATACCCACCTGTCCCACTCCTGAAAGCCTATCTGAGCGAGTCCCAGAGGCTTGCAAAGCAACTTCGCGAGGATGGAAGAAACTCCCTTAGATCACAG AATGAGGCCACAGCCAAAGAAGTTGGTGCCCTGAAAGCAGTGATCAAAGTAGTTGAAGATTACAAACTTGAATCTGAGTACCCCAAAGACATACTTCAGAACCGTGTAGAGGTGCTAGAGAAGCTGAAGGCAGACAGAAAACGCCCTGCTCCTGCTCCCAAGCCTCAGCAGCAGCCTAAGAAGCTACACTGGCAACCAAGGAAGCCACAAAAGATTGGAAACAAGCGTCCTCGAAAAACTGGATCCATTGGCCACACAGCACCAACTGTTGTTGCAGCCAATCTAAGTGTTCCCCTATTCCCACAACCCCATTTGCAGCCAGCAGGTTTATTACCTGAGAATTCTGCTCCATATTTGGGCACACCAGCTGGGCCTTACGGCTTGGTGGGCTCCACTCCTGTAGTTGCCCCTTATGCAGGTTCAGCCAGCAGGTCGTATGCTTTGACAGGAGCCCAG TTGTGA
- the LOC123224558 gene encoding inactive FRIGIDA-like protein 2 isoform X1, whose product MATLETIAAAIKQIPSKKEDLKKAFDELQSHSFLLSSFSLSWSNLDAHFTQIENSITQRFRLLESLESTQSQPVQQPQLDLPSLSPSLAPETDPEEDPEEDPEEDTEEDPDGGPSPSDPVAEPAQRELNLSTVKDPSSSNPPSVVPVESVLTTHCDAQPYQPSSSNPPSQDRVDLDVALPELRTLCEKMDGKGLRKYINESRNVREKVRVELPSAIRVSPDPGLMVLDAMEGFYGVDNELKSDNDPELWGTRRACLLLLEVFLGINANIGEEVRDRAKSLAFDWRKKLNLHGENGLELLGFLHLVAAYGLGSEFEKNFLVDLCVPAAKYRQGIVLSKAIDLGDNVQDLIQKLMVNGKQILALKYIFEFELTEKYPPVPLLKAYLSESQRLAKQLREDGRNSLRSQNEATAKEVGALKAVIKVVEDYKLESEYPKDILQNRVEVLEKLKADRKRPAPAPKPQQQPKKLHWQPRKPQKIGNKRPRKTGSIGHTAPTVVAANLSVPLFPQPHLQPAGLLPENSAPYLGTPAGPYGLVGSTPVVAPYAGSASRSYALTGAQVGFPGSSDLAASHLYSSESQMPSGYYDRSTTYGGYSFAPQYHPSYYPQ is encoded by the exons atGGCGACACTGGAAACAATTGCAGCTGCCATTAAACAAATACCCTCTAAAAAAGAAGATCTTAAAAAGGCCTTCGATGAACTCCAATCACACTCCTTTCTTCTGTCTTCTTTCTCCCTCTCCTGGTCCAATTTAGATGCCCACTTCACCCAAATAGAGAACTCCATTACTCAACGATTCCGTCTTCTCGAATCGCTCGAGTCTACTCAGTCTCAGCCGGTTCAGCAACCCCAATTAGATTTACCGTCTCTGTCTCCGTCATTGGCGCCAGAGACGGACCCGGAAGAAGACCCAGAAGAGGATCCTGAGGAGGACACGGAGGAAGACCCAGACGGAGGCCCGTCTCCATCTGATCCGGTAGCGGAACCGGCTCAGCGCGAGTTAAATTTATCCACTGTAAAAGACCCATCTTCGTCTAACCCACCGAGTGTAGTCCCAGTGGAGTCAGTATTAACAACCCATTGTGACGCTCAACCGTACCAGCCATCGTCTTCGAACCCCCCGAGTCAAGACCGAGTTGACTTGGATGTGGCTCTACCCGAGTTGAGAACGCTATGTGAGAAAATGGACGGTAAAGGGTTAAGAAAATACATAAACGAGAGTCGAAATGTCCGGGAAAAAGTTCGGGTTGAGCTCCCAAGTGCAATCCGGGTATCTCCGGATCCTGGTTTGATGGTTTTGGATGCAATGGAGGGGTTTTATGGAGTTGATAACGAGTTGAAAAGTGACAATGACCCAGAATTGTGGGGGACAAGGAGGGCTTGTTTGTTGTTATTGGAGGTTTTCTTAGGAATTAATGCAAATATTGGTGAAGAAGTGAGGGATAGAGCAAAAAGTTTGGCTTTTGATTGGAGAAAGAAGTTGAATTTGCATGGAGAAAATGGTTTAGAGTTGTTGGGGTTCTTGCATTTGGTGGCTGCATATGGGTTGGGAAGTGAGTTTGAGAAGAATTTTCTTGTGGACTTATGTGTGCCTGCTGCAAAGTACCGGCAAGGTATTGTGTTGAGCAAGGCAATTGATTTAGGAGATAATGTTCAAG ATCTCATTCAGAAACTTATGGTCAATGGAAAGCAAATTCTGGCtctgaaatatatttttgagtttgagctGACTGAAAAATACCCACCTGTCCCACTCCTGAAAGCCTATCTGAGCGAGTCCCAGAGGCTTGCAAAGCAACTTCGCGAGGATGGAAGAAACTCCCTTAGATCACAG AATGAGGCCACAGCCAAAGAAGTTGGTGCCCTGAAAGCAGTGATCAAAGTAGTTGAAGATTACAAACTTGAATCTGAGTACCCCAAAGACATACTTCAGAACCGTGTAGAGGTGCTAGAGAAGCTGAAGGCAGACAGAAAACGCCCTGCTCCTGCTCCCAAGCCTCAGCAGCAGCCTAAGAAGCTACACTGGCAACCAAGGAAGCCACAAAAGATTGGAAACAAGCGTCCTCGAAAAACTGGATCCATTGGCCACACAGCACCAACTGTTGTTGCAGCCAATCTAAGTGTTCCCCTATTCCCACAACCCCATTTGCAGCCAGCAGGTTTATTACCTGAGAATTCTGCTCCATATTTGGGCACACCAGCTGGGCCTTACGGCTTGGTGGGCTCCACTCCTGTAGTTGCCCCTTATGCAGGTTCAGCCAGCAGGTCGTATGCTTTGACAGGAGCCCAGGTGGGTTTCCCTGGGAGCTCAGATCTTGCTGCCTCACATTTATATTCTTCAGAGTCACAGATGCCTTCTGGGTATTATGATAGGTCAACTACTTATGGTGGATATAGTTTCGCACCTCAATACCATCCATCTTACTACCCTCAGTAG
- the LOC123224558 gene encoding FRIGIDA-like protein 1 isoform X2, with protein sequence MATLETIAAAIKQIPSKKEDLKKAFDELQSHSFLLSSFSLSWSNLDAHFTQIENSITQRFRLLESLESTQSQPVQQPQLDLPSLSPSLAPETDPEEDPEEDPEEDTEEDPDGGPSPSDPVAEPAQRELNLSTVKDPSSSNPPSVVPVESVLTTHCDAQPYQPSSSNPPSQDRVDLDVALPELRTLCEKMDGKGLRKYINESRNVREKVRVELPSAIRVSPDPGLMVLDAMEGFYGVDNELKSDNDPELWGTRRACLLLLEVFLGINANIGEEVRDRAKSLAFDWRKKLNLHGENGLELLGFLHLVAAYGLGSEFEKNFLVDLCVPAAKYRQGIVLSKAIDLGDNVQDLIQKLMVNGKQILALKYIFEFELTEKYPPVPLLKAYLSESQRLAKQLREDGRNSLRSQNEATAKEVGALKAVIKVVEDYKLESEYPKDILQNRVEVLEKLKADRKRPAPAPKPQQQPKKLHWQPRKPQKIGNKRPRKTGSIGHTAPTVVAANLSVPLFPQPHLQPAGLLPENSAPYLGTPAGPYGLVGSTPVVAPYAGSASRSYALTGAQSRRISSFFFLVFLHGIYRCHLEYSCGFETC encoded by the exons atGGCGACACTGGAAACAATTGCAGCTGCCATTAAACAAATACCCTCTAAAAAAGAAGATCTTAAAAAGGCCTTCGATGAACTCCAATCACACTCCTTTCTTCTGTCTTCTTTCTCCCTCTCCTGGTCCAATTTAGATGCCCACTTCACCCAAATAGAGAACTCCATTACTCAACGATTCCGTCTTCTCGAATCGCTCGAGTCTACTCAGTCTCAGCCGGTTCAGCAACCCCAATTAGATTTACCGTCTCTGTCTCCGTCATTGGCGCCAGAGACGGACCCGGAAGAAGACCCAGAAGAGGATCCTGAGGAGGACACGGAGGAAGACCCAGACGGAGGCCCGTCTCCATCTGATCCGGTAGCGGAACCGGCTCAGCGCGAGTTAAATTTATCCACTGTAAAAGACCCATCTTCGTCTAACCCACCGAGTGTAGTCCCAGTGGAGTCAGTATTAACAACCCATTGTGACGCTCAACCGTACCAGCCATCGTCTTCGAACCCCCCGAGTCAAGACCGAGTTGACTTGGATGTGGCTCTACCCGAGTTGAGAACGCTATGTGAGAAAATGGACGGTAAAGGGTTAAGAAAATACATAAACGAGAGTCGAAATGTCCGGGAAAAAGTTCGGGTTGAGCTCCCAAGTGCAATCCGGGTATCTCCGGATCCTGGTTTGATGGTTTTGGATGCAATGGAGGGGTTTTATGGAGTTGATAACGAGTTGAAAAGTGACAATGACCCAGAATTGTGGGGGACAAGGAGGGCTTGTTTGTTGTTATTGGAGGTTTTCTTAGGAATTAATGCAAATATTGGTGAAGAAGTGAGGGATAGAGCAAAAAGTTTGGCTTTTGATTGGAGAAAGAAGTTGAATTTGCATGGAGAAAATGGTTTAGAGTTGTTGGGGTTCTTGCATTTGGTGGCTGCATATGGGTTGGGAAGTGAGTTTGAGAAGAATTTTCTTGTGGACTTATGTGTGCCTGCTGCAAAGTACCGGCAAGGTATTGTGTTGAGCAAGGCAATTGATTTAGGAGATAATGTTCAAG ATCTCATTCAGAAACTTATGGTCAATGGAAAGCAAATTCTGGCtctgaaatatatttttgagtttgagctGACTGAAAAATACCCACCTGTCCCACTCCTGAAAGCCTATCTGAGCGAGTCCCAGAGGCTTGCAAAGCAACTTCGCGAGGATGGAAGAAACTCCCTTAGATCACAG AATGAGGCCACAGCCAAAGAAGTTGGTGCCCTGAAAGCAGTGATCAAAGTAGTTGAAGATTACAAACTTGAATCTGAGTACCCCAAAGACATACTTCAGAACCGTGTAGAGGTGCTAGAGAAGCTGAAGGCAGACAGAAAACGCCCTGCTCCTGCTCCCAAGCCTCAGCAGCAGCCTAAGAAGCTACACTGGCAACCAAGGAAGCCACAAAAGATTGGAAACAAGCGTCCTCGAAAAACTGGATCCATTGGCCACACAGCACCAACTGTTGTTGCAGCCAATCTAAGTGTTCCCCTATTCCCACAACCCCATTTGCAGCCAGCAGGTTTATTACCTGAGAATTCTGCTCCATATTTGGGCACACCAGCTGGGCCTTACGGCTTGGTGGGCTCCACTCCTGTAGTTGCCCCTTATGCAGGTTCAGCCAGCAGGTCGTATGCTTTGACAGGAGCCCAG AGCAGGAGGATTtcatcctttttctttttagtctTTCTTCATGGTATATATCGATGTCATCTGGAATATTCGTGCGGTTTTGAAACTTGTTAG
- the LOC123227476 gene encoding probable WRKY transcription factor 20 translates to MEATEVGVGGCDDVLDTADPPRVGSTVDTASASVGARYKLMSPAKLPISRSPCITIPPGLSPTSFLESPVLLSNVKAEPSPTTGSLFKPQSVHATAGSGTYLATTVCLNKSNEGQSNCFEFRPTSRSNMVPADLNCQRSEQHMQTQGQCQNLPLASPTIKSEMAVLSNELNLSAPLQMGTSGATVPLEVDADDLKQIGNPSSMIQPLHADYKGSGSSVPADDGFNWRKYGQKHVKGSEFPRSYYKCTHPNCEVKKLFERSHDGQITEIIYKGTHDHPKPQPSRRYSAGTIMSIQDERSDKLSSLTRRDDKSPSMPGQMSHTMETNGLSDLSPAAANDDGAEEAEGDDDDPFSKRRKLDTMMADVTPVVKPIREPRVVVQTVSEVDILDDGYRWRKYGQKVVRGNPNPRSYYKCTNAGCPVRKHVERASHDPKAVITTYEGKHNHVVPTARTSSHDTAGPPAGAGPSRIVAEESDTISLDLGVGISSAAENRSNEQSQALHSQLAQVQPHASSSNFKIIQATPVTTYYGVLNGGMDQYGSRENPIDRRRINIPPLNHSSYPYPQNIGRILMGP, encoded by the exons atggAGGCGACTGAGGTTGGAGTGGGCGGGTGCGACGACGTTCTCGATACGGCCGATCCGCCACGTGTTGGTTCCACCGTTGACACTGCCTCCGCAAGTGTTGGAGCTAGGTACAAGCTCATGTCGCCGGCCAAGTTACCGATCTCGCGCTCGCCCTGTATTACGATCCCTCCTGGCCTCTCTCCGACGTCTTTTTTGGAGTCCCCGGTTCTTCTCTCTAATGTCAAG GCTGAACCTTCCCCAACAACTGGTTCACTTTTTAAACCTCAGTCAGTTCATGCAACTGCCGGTTCCGGTACATATTTGGCTACAACAGTTtgtttaaataagtcaaatgaAGGACAATCCAATTGTTTTGAGTTTAGACCCACTTCTAGATCAAATATG GTTCCTGCAGATCTTAACTGCCAAAGAAGTGAGCAACATATGCAAACACAAGGTCAGTGCCAAAATCTGCCCCTTGCTTCACCTACCATTAAAAGTGAGATGGCCGTCTTGTCAAATGAGTTGAATCTGTCAGCACCTCTTCAGATGGGTACTTCAGGGGCTACTGTGCCTCTTGAAGTTGATGCAGATGATCTAAAGCAGATAGGGAACCCAAGTAGTATGATCCAGCCATTACATGCTGACTATAAAGGGAGTGGGTCTTCTGTTCCAGCTGATGATGGATTTAATTGGCGTAAATACGGTCAGAAGCATGTTAAAGGGAGTGAATTCCCACGCAGTTATTACAAATGTACACATCCTAATTGTGAAGTGAAAAAGCTATTTGAGCGTTCTCATGATGGGCAGATAACAGAGATAATATACAAGGGAACACATGATCAtcctaaacctcaaccaagccgTCGATATTCTGCTGGTACCATCATGTCCATCCAAGATGAAAGATCTGACAAACTTTCGTCTCTAACTCGTCGAGATG ATAAGTCACCTAGCATGCCTGGTCAGATGTCACATACCATGGAGACAAATGGCCTATCTGATCTGTCACCTGCAGCTGCAAATGACGATGGTGCAGAAGAGGCTGagggtgatgatgatgatccaTTTTCAAAGCGGAG AAAGTTGGACACCATGATGGCTGATGTCACTCCAGTGGTCAAGCCCATCCGGGAACCACGTGTAGTTGTTCAGACAGTTAGTGAGGTTGATATACTAGATGATGGATATAGATGGCGCAAATATGGACAAAAAGTGGTGAGAGGAAATCCTAATCCTAG GAGTTATTACAAGTGCACAAATGCTGGATGCCCGGTTAGAAAGCATGTGGAGAGGGCATCACATGATCCAAAAGCAGTTATAACAACTTATGAGGGGAAGCACAATCATGTTGTACCTACTGCAAGAACAAGTAGTCATGACACTGCTGGACCGCCAGCTGGGGCTGGACCCTCGAGGATTGTAGCAGAAGAAAGTGACACAATTAGCCTTGACCTTGGGGTTGGGATCAGTTCTGCTGCGGAGAATAGATCAAATGAGCAGTCACAGGCACTGCATTCTCAACTTGCCCAAGTTCAACCTCATGCTAGCAgttccaattttaaaataattcaagcAACCCCAGTGACGACATATTATGGTGTCTTAAACGGTGGCATGGATCAATATGGTTCAAGAGAAAATCCCATTGACCGGCGTAGAATCAACATTCCACCATTGAACCATTCTTCTTACCCCTATCCTCAAAACATTGGAAGAATACTTATGGGTCCCTGA
- the LOC123211974 gene encoding probable serine/threonine-protein kinase WNK11 has product MMPSVNPDAIDKDSEPFVEVDPTGRYGRYNELLGSGAVKKVYRAFDQEEGIEVAWNQVKLRNFCDNPAMIERLYSEVRLLRTLMNKNIISLHNVWRDEEHNTLNFITEVCTSGNLRDYRKKHRQVSKKALKKWSKQILKGLHYLHTHEPCIIHRDLNCSNVFVNGNVGQVKIGDLGMAAIVGKNHSAHSILGTPEFMAPELYDEDYTELVDIYSFGMCVLEMVTLEIPYSECDNIAKIYKKVSSGVRPAALSKIKDQEVKEFIERCLAQPRARPSAAQLLNDPFFDGIDDDEIEDNVCS; this is encoded by the exons ATG ATGCCGAGCGTTAATCCCGATGCAATCGACAAGGATTCGGAGCCGTTCGTGGAAGTTGATCCTACCGGCCGATACGGCCGATACAATGAACTTCTCGGGTCAGGCGCGGTGAAGAAAGTGTACCGGGCATTTGACCAAGAAGAAGGCATTGAAGTTGCGTGGAATCAAGTGAAATTGCGCAACTTTTGCGACAATCCGGCGATGATCGAGCGGCTTTACTCGGAAGTACGGTTGCTCAGAACCCTAATGAACAAAAACATCATCTCCTTGCACAATGTCTGGCGTGATGAAGAGCACAACACGCTGAATTTCATCACCGAAGTTTGCACTTCGGGCAACCTGAGAGACTACCGGAAAAAGCACCGGCAAGTCTCCAAGAAAGCCCTGAAAAAATGGTCCAAACAAATCCTCAAGGGATTGCATTATTTACACACGCACGAGCCGTGTATAATTCACAGAGATCTCAATTGCAGCAACGTTTTTGTCAACGGAAACGTTGGCCAG GTTAAAATCGGCGATCTGGGGATGGCGGCGATAGTAGGAAAGAACCATTCAGCGCATTCGATTCTGGGTACGCCAGAGTTCATGGCGCCGGAGCTTTACGACGAAGATTATACAGAACTGGTGGATATATATTCATTCGGGATGTGTGTTTTGGAGATGGTGACACTTGAAATTCCCTATAGCGAATGTGACAATATTGCAAAGATTTACAAGAAGGTTTCCTCTGGGGTGAGGCCGGCGGCTTTGAGCAAGATCAAGGATCAAGAAGTGAAGGAGTTCATCGAGAGGTGTCTTGCTCAGCCGAGGGCTCGGCCTTCGGCGGCGCAGCTCCTTAATGATCCGTTCTTTGATGGCATTGATGATGACGAAATTGAAGATAATGTTTGTTCATGA